A genome region from Fervidicoccaceae archaeon includes the following:
- a CDS encoding carboxyl transferase domain-containing protein produces the protein MGSEVRREIAELRRARERARLGGGPEEIAKQHERGKLTARERIELLLDPGSFVEIDAFVTHRAHGFGMEERRVYGDGVVVGFGEVAGRKVAVAAQDFTFMGGSLGEMHAAKIVKIAQLALSCGVPIVFLNDSGGARIQEGIDSLKGYGEIFYMNVMASGVIPQISAIMGPCAGGAVYSPALTDFVVMVKRTSFMYVTGPRVVKAAIGEEVDHFQLGGADVHASKSGVAHFVAESDEDALALVRRLLSYLPSNNAEDPPYVDTGDDPERRDPELDAIVPSDPQKPYSMREIIERVLDHDTFLEVHATWARNAIVGFGRLSGRVVGVVANNPEFMAGVLDIDSSDKIARFVRFCDAFNVPIVTFVDTPGYLPGTRQEHGGIIRHGAKVLYAYSEATVPKLTVITRKAYGGAYIAMASKHLGADYVVAWPTAEIAVMGPKEAAEIIHRKELEAAGSEERRRELLESFEREYREKLATPFFAASRGYVDDVIEPSETRPKLARTLELLLSKRELRMNPPLRKHGNIPL, from the coding sequence TTGGGCTCGGAGGTTAGACGCGAGATAGCGGAGCTGAGGAGGGCCAGAGAGAGGGCGAGGCTAGGCGGAGGGCCCGAGGAGATAGCTAAGCAGCACGAGAGAGGGAAGCTAACCGCGCGAGAGAGGATAGAGCTGTTGCTCGACCCGGGGAGCTTCGTCGAGATAGACGCGTTCGTCACGCACAGAGCGCACGGATTCGGAATGGAAGAGAGGAGAGTCTATGGCGACGGCGTCGTCGTGGGGTTCGGTGAGGTCGCCGGGAGGAAGGTCGCCGTGGCGGCCCAGGACTTCACCTTCATGGGAGGCTCTCTCGGCGAGATGCACGCCGCCAAAATTGTGAAGATCGCGCAGTTGGCTCTGAGCTGTGGAGTTCCTATAGTGTTCCTGAACGACTCTGGGGGGGCCAGGATCCAGGAGGGAATAGACAGCCTCAAGGGGTATGGCGAGATCTTCTACATGAATGTGATGGCCTCGGGCGTGATTCCCCAGATCTCCGCAATAATGGGCCCCTGCGCGGGCGGAGCAGTCTACTCGCCTGCTCTGACGGACTTCGTGGTGATGGTCAAGAGAACGAGCTTCATGTACGTCACGGGTCCCAGAGTGGTTAAGGCCGCTATAGGCGAGGAGGTCGATCACTTCCAATTGGGGGGAGCCGACGTCCACGCCTCGAAGAGCGGCGTGGCGCACTTCGTCGCTGAGAGCGATGAGGACGCCCTGGCCCTCGTGAGGAGGCTCTTGAGCTATCTGCCGAGCAATAACGCCGAGGACCCGCCCTACGTCGACACGGGCGATGACCCGGAGAGGAGAGATCCCGAGCTCGACGCGATCGTGCCGAGCGACCCCCAGAAGCCCTACAGCATGCGAGAAATCATCGAGAGAGTCCTCGACCACGACACGTTCCTCGAGGTCCACGCCACGTGGGCTAGAAACGCGATAGTGGGCTTCGGGAGGCTGAGCGGGCGCGTCGTCGGCGTCGTGGCCAATAATCCGGAGTTCATGGCTGGAGTCCTGGACATAGACTCCTCGGACAAGATAGCGAGGTTCGTCAGGTTCTGCGACGCGTTCAACGTGCCGATAGTCACGTTCGTCGACACGCCCGGCTATCTTCCCGGGACGAGACAGGAGCACGGAGGGATAATCAGACATGGGGCCAAAGTGCTCTACGCGTATAGCGAGGCCACGGTGCCTAAGCTCACGGTTATAACTAGGAAGGCCTACGGCGGAGCTTACATAGCTATGGCGAGCAAACACCTCGGGGCCGACTACGTCGTCGCTTGGCCCACGGCCGAGATAGCCGTGATGGGGCCGAAAGAGGCGGCGGAGATAATTCATAGGAAGGAGTTGGAGGCCGCCGGGAGCGAGGAGAGGAGGAGGGAGCTGCTCGAGTCCTTCGAGCGCGAGTATAGGGAGAAGCTCGCCACGCCATTCTTCGCGGCCTCTCGAGGCTACGTCGACGACGTGATCGAGCCCAGCGAGACTAGGCCCAAGCTCGCGAGAACGCTGGAGCTACTCCTGAGCAAGAGAGAATTGAGGATGAACCCTCCGCTCAGGAAACACGGAAACATCCCTCTCTGA